In Nitrospirota bacterium, one genomic interval encodes:
- a CDS encoding SUMF1/EgtB/PvdO family nonheme iron enzyme: protein MRFLIANGPLVAVLLWASTASAQSHPPEIVGRDGAPMRLVPAGEFTMGHAKWDADEQPVHRVYLDAFYMDRHEATTSQYARFFQETGRESPTQWKDVNPATDGERPVVGVTWYDADAYCRHYGKRLPTEAEWEKAARGTDGRLFPWGNEEPTRLRANFGAAWTGYETFVPVGSLEAGKSPYEIADLAGNVWEWVADWYDVHYYKSSPDRNPTGPARGGSKVLRGGSWYHMLYDLRSTNRNYLAPTSARFDLGFRCAQDVPH from the coding sequence GTGCGGTTCCTGATTGCGAACGGTCCGCTCGTGGCTGTCCTGCTGTGGGCCTCAACGGCCTCAGCCCAGAGCCATCCGCCCGAGATCGTCGGCCGGGACGGAGCCCCGATGCGGCTGGTCCCAGCCGGAGAGTTCACGATGGGCCATGCCAAGTGGGACGCGGACGAGCAACCGGTCCACCGCGTGTATCTGGACGCGTTTTACATGGATCGGCACGAGGCCACGACGTCGCAGTACGCCAGATTCTTTCAGGAGACCGGTCGTGAATCGCCCACGCAGTGGAAAGACGTGAACCCGGCGACCGACGGGGAGCGTCCCGTGGTCGGCGTCACGTGGTATGATGCGGACGCCTACTGCCGTCATTATGGAAAGCGCCTCCCGACCGAAGCGGAATGGGAAAAAGCGGCTCGGGGTACGGACGGACGGCTGTTCCCCTGGGGCAACGAAGAGCCGACCCGCCTCCGCGCGAATTTCGGCGCGGCCTGGACCGGATACGAGACCTTCGTTCCCGTCGGAAGCCTGGAGGCGGGCAAGAGTCCCTACGAGATCGCCGACCTGGCTGGCAATGTCTGGGAATGGGTGGCGGACTGGTATGATGTGCACTATTACAAGAGCAGCCCGGATCGGAACCCGACCGGCCCCGCGCGTGGCGGGAGCAAAGTGCTCCGCGGCGGCTCGTGGTATCACATGCTGTATGACCTCCGTTCGACAAACCGCAACTACCTCGCGCCGACGAGCGCGCGCTTCGACCTCGGCTTCCGGTGTGCCCAGGATGTCCCGCACTAG